One genomic segment of Aquipluma nitroreducens includes these proteins:
- a CDS encoding DHCW motif cupin fold protein — MNPNIPFQTIDWSTIPKTEHKGETGTAFWQTVQLPGLRIRLVEYTAGYVADHWCRNGHIVHCLEGEFVSESEDGNHSYLTSGMTYVVTDELSSHRSVTKNGVKLLIIDGDFLKFQEERLS, encoded by the coding sequence ATGAATCCCAATATTCCATTTCAAACCATCGATTGGTCGACGATTCCAAAAACAGAACACAAAGGCGAAACAGGAACAGCCTTTTGGCAAACGGTTCAGCTACCTGGATTACGAATCCGCTTGGTTGAATACACAGCTGGTTATGTGGCCGATCACTGGTGCCGGAATGGTCACATCGTGCATTGTCTGGAAGGCGAATTTGTAAGTGAATCGGAAGATGGTAATCACAGCTATTTAACTTCAGGAATGACTTATGTGGTGACCGACGAGCTGAGTTCACACCGTTCGGTAACAAAAAATGGAGTGAAGCTGTTGATCATTGATGGCGATTTCCTGAAATTTCAGGAAGAAAGATTAAGCTAG